The genomic DNA AAGTCCGTTACGTCAACACCATCCAGGAAACCAGGACGATGTACAATCTGGAGGTTGAGGAGGCCCACACCTTCTTCGTTGGAACCCAGGGCTGGTTGGTGCATAACTGCGGACCCAAAACCGCTAATGGTGCCACTCTAGAGCATCTTACAGAAGAAGAGATAAAGCGGATCCAAGCTTATGCTGATAAAACAGGTAAACCTGTTTATCTATTTGGCAGCAAAGCTAGTGGTAAGTCCTACACCACTGGAGATCCAGTAAGTGCCAAATCGGATTTTGATTACTACTTGCCAGGCTCAAACAGTGCTGACAGAAAGAAAGCTCTTGATAGACAATCTCCTTACAAGCTACCTAGGGGTACTGGGGGAGGGCAAATAGAAAATGGAAGAGAATCGGGCATAGATGCGTGGTCAACCGAACAGTTCCAGAAGAAAGGCTGGAGCATTGATGATAGGCCGCACATTGTCTTTACCC from Deinococcus roseus includes the following:
- a CDS encoding polymorphic toxin-type HINT domain-containing protein; the encoded protein is MILNIRNQILDINYFGKGFDHAGGLQSICLLPVQMGFIITFPEHPFYVTERSDSEPRPKPEGHPDLSDKWVGAGHLSVGDKLKQADGTLGEVRYVNTIQETRTMYNLEVEEAHTFFVGTQGWLVHNCGPKTANGATLEHLTEEEIKRIQAYADKTGKPVYLFGSKASGKSYTTGDPVSAKSDFDYYLPGSNSADRKKALDRQSPYKLPRGTGGGQIENGRESGIDAWSTEQFQKKGWSIDDRPHIVFTPKVK